A window of the Natrinema salifodinae genome harbors these coding sequences:
- the tgtA gene encoding tRNA guanosine(15) transglycosylase TgtA, with protein MRECFEVQDTDAGGRIGDLTVPRADVTVETPALLPVINPNLDTISPRRLADEFGAEILITNSYIIHGDDNLRERAREQGLHELLDFPGAIMTDSGSFQLSEYGEIDVTTEEILAFQREIGSDIATPVDIPTPPDVPRDRAAADLETTQERLAVAEDADTGEMLVSAPVQGSTYPELRERAGRHADETDLDVFPVGAVVPLMNDYRYDDMVDVVAAAKRGLGGDAPVHLFGAGHPMMFALAVAMGCDLFDSAAYALYARDDRYLTVRGTRALEDLEYFPCSCAVCTAHSPDELRALPDDERESELAAHNLHVTFAEIRRIKQAIRAGNLLELVEQRARAHPTMLDGYRTLLDHAAQLERSDPVSKGAFFYTSHESARRPEVVRHHQRLERLDVPDTLLLTVDRSAPDAEFDAAWRVEPPFGPFPRALSKSYPLTAEVPDRTDRAALEAAADGVARLVAANPEADVTLAHREWPADALERVPDDVELVDLTAERA; from the coding sequence ATGCGCGAGTGCTTCGAAGTCCAGGACACCGACGCCGGCGGCCGCATCGGCGACCTCACCGTCCCGCGTGCTGACGTCACCGTCGAAACCCCGGCGTTGTTGCCGGTGATCAATCCGAACCTGGACACGATCAGTCCCCGCCGGCTCGCCGACGAGTTCGGCGCCGAAATTCTCATTACGAACTCCTATATTATCCACGGCGACGACAATCTCCGCGAGCGGGCCCGGGAGCAGGGCCTGCACGAACTCCTGGATTTCCCCGGCGCGATCATGACCGACTCCGGCTCCTTCCAGCTCTCCGAGTACGGCGAAATCGACGTCACGACCGAGGAAATCCTCGCCTTCCAGCGCGAGATCGGCTCTGACATCGCCACGCCCGTCGATATCCCGACCCCGCCGGATGTTCCCCGTGATCGTGCCGCGGCCGACCTTGAGACCACCCAGGAACGCCTGGCCGTCGCCGAGGACGCCGACACCGGCGAGATGCTCGTCAGCGCACCCGTCCAGGGCTCGACCTACCCGGAGCTCCGCGAACGGGCCGGCCGCCACGCCGACGAAACCGATCTCGACGTCTTCCCGGTCGGCGCGGTCGTCCCCCTGATGAACGACTACCGCTACGACGACATGGTCGACGTCGTCGCCGCCGCCAAGCGCGGTCTGGGTGGCGACGCGCCCGTCCACCTCTTCGGCGCCGGCCACCCCATGATGTTCGCGCTGGCGGTCGCGATGGGCTGTGATCTGTTCGACTCGGCGGCCTACGCGCTGTACGCCCGCGACGACCGCTACCTGACGGTCCGGGGCACCCGGGCGCTCGAGGACCTCGAGTACTTCCCCTGCTCGTGTGCCGTCTGTACCGCCCACTCGCCCGATGAACTCCGCGCGCTCCCCGACGACGAGCGCGAGTCGGAACTGGCCGCCCACAACCTCCACGTCACCTTCGCCGAGATCCGCCGGATCAAGCAGGCTATCCGCGCCGGCAACCTGCTGGAACTCGTCGAACAGCGCGCCCGCGCCCACCCGACGATGCTTGACGGCTACCGCACGCTGCTCGACCACGCCGCCCAGCTCGAACGCTCGGACCCGGTCTCGAAGGGCGCGTTCTTCTACACCTCCCACGAGAGCGCCCGCCGGCCAGAAGTCGTCCGCCACCACCAGCGCCTCGAACGGCTCGACGTTCCCGATACGCTCTTGCTCACCGTCGACCGATCCGCGCCCGACGCCGAGTTCGACGCCGCCTGGCGCGTCGAGCCGCCGTTCGGCCCCTTCCCCCGGGCGCTCTCGAAGAGCTATCCGCTGACCGCGGAAGTGCCCGACCGGACCGACCGGGCCGCCCTCGAAGCCGCCGCCGACGGCGTCGCTCGCCTGGTCGCGGCGAACCCAGAGGCCGACGTCACACTCGCCCATCGCGAGTGGCCGGCGGACGCCCTCGAACGCGTCCCCGACGACGTCGAACTCGTCGATCTCACCGCGGAACGGGCGTGA
- a CDS encoding TRAM domain-containing protein, with protein sequence MLGPVVLGFVLLVAVGLGSWLFRRRRGRSRSDAERRSRERHEAAQNREPPVDIGDVVDVGIHEFTDHHSGERRAVGKVEGFVVFVEDIPDDCEPTDVIRIKILSFNRGHTSATATYLETV encoded by the coding sequence ATGCTCGGTCCAGTCGTGCTCGGTTTCGTCCTGCTCGTCGCCGTCGGCCTTGGCTCGTGGCTGTTCAGACGCCGTCGCGGTCGATCCCGTTCCGACGCGGAACGTCGTTCCCGAGAGCGCCACGAAGCGGCGCAGAACCGCGAGCCGCCGGTCGATATCGGCGACGTCGTCGACGTCGGAATCCACGAGTTCACCGACCACCACTCCGGCGAGCGGCGCGCGGTCGGAAAGGTCGAGGGATTCGTCGTCTTCGTCGAGGACATCCCCGACGACTGCGAGCCGACGGACGTGATCCGGATCAAGATCCTCTCGTTCAACCGCGGGCACACGTCGGCGACGGCGACGTACCTCGAGACTGTGTAG
- a CDS encoding Lrp/AsnC family transcriptional regulator: MGIELDEVDKAIVHSLQQDARHNTATDIAEDVDVTANTVRNRIRRLEEEGVIAGYLPIIDYEQTAKAMHMVVQCTVPIDERGDYAKTALEIRGVVGVREVMTGHRNLRIDLVAEDTDEITAAVSRLQKQGMDVEEQELLKAEHLQPFDHFASESGS, translated from the coding sequence ATGGGGATCGAGCTCGACGAGGTCGATAAGGCGATCGTACACTCGCTGCAACAGGACGCTCGGCACAACACGGCGACCGACATCGCCGAAGACGTCGACGTGACGGCGAACACCGTCCGGAATCGGATTCGGCGGCTCGAGGAGGAAGGCGTCATCGCGGGCTATCTGCCGATCATCGACTACGAACAGACAGCCAAGGCGATGCACATGGTCGTCCAGTGTACGGTCCCGATCGACGAACGGGGGGACTACGCGAAGACGGCTCTCGAAATCCGCGGCGTCGTCGGCGTCCGCGAGGTGATGACCGGGCACCGAAACCTTCGGATCGACCTCGTCGCTGAGGATACCGACGAGATCACGGCGGCGGTGAGCCGCCTCCAGAAACAGGGAATGGACGTCGAGGAACAGGAACTGCTCAAAGCGGAACACCTGCAGCCGTTCGACCACTTCGCGTCCGAATCCGGCTCCTGA
- a CDS encoding HalOD1 output domain-containing protein, giving the protein MKNTFSGSSGDGAQQSVSLAVVNAVAAHRDVDPVELPTLYEWIDPDALDSLFEPTRTGGPRRGRLEFPYDGHTVVVDYTDEVTITVDGTQMADAIAASPRGPVTDA; this is encoded by the coding sequence GTGAAGAACACATTCAGCGGGTCGTCCGGCGACGGTGCCCAGCAGTCGGTGAGCCTCGCCGTCGTCAACGCGGTCGCGGCACATCGAGACGTCGATCCGGTCGAACTCCCAACGCTCTACGAGTGGATCGACCCGGACGCGCTGGACTCGCTCTTCGAGCCGACGCGGACCGGCGGGCCCCGACGCGGCCGCCTCGAATTTCCGTACGACGGCCACACCGTCGTCGTCGACTACACTGACGAGGTGACGATCACGGTCGACGGCACGCAGATGGCCGACGCCATCGCCGCCAGTCCCCGTGGTCCCGTGACGGACGCCTGA